Proteins encoded by one window of Dermochelys coriacea isolate rDerCor1 chromosome 13, rDerCor1.pri.v4, whole genome shotgun sequence:
- the MYLK2 gene encoding myosin light chain kinase 2, skeletal/cardiac muscle isoform X1, whose amino-acid sequence MAAAEGSAEHLLRSMEAEASPKPAEMPQALEGPTGQPAAVTAPSEGAPVGQNARPCTSVGEGTAPGGAESHTCQSAPATLQPMEREGEKAEPGEKGVPMAGKGMKASEKKAVAKEGAESQSQPTISKHEPPAPQRSLSCPVSSQRPGEEPPAVKMGAEGKTPQGRATPAKGVSALPAEPSLAEVPGPASDSPRDQTCPEKPTLSEVSSPASSSGNLSPAEPPSLVGLPHPASDETPAELPSSVVLPHLASDETPAEPPSSVVLPHPASDKTPAEPPSSVVLPHPASYKTPAEPPSSVVLPHPASDKTPAEPSSVEQPPPALDSPGNVGKTGPVAGEQPPSPEEEEVEPPPGPYLTPDFGKEDPFQILDDIPPPPAPFAHRIVSLKSGTVNSMFNINTKEMLGGGKFGEVRTCTERGTGLKLAAKIIRKQGSKDKEMALVEIEVMNQLNHRNLIQLYDAIETPREIVLFMEFVEGGELFERIIDEDYHLTEVDCMVFVRQICDGITFMHQMHVLHLDLKPENILCVTSTGHMVKIIDFGLARRYNPREKLKVNFGTPEFLSPEVVNYDQVSYSTDMWSLGVITYMLLSGLSPFLGDDDAETLNNVLAAKWYFDEEAFEGISDEAKDFVSNLIIKQKSGRMSAARCLQHPWLNDLAEKAKRCNRRLKSQVLLRKYVMRRRWKKNFIGVCAANRFKKISSSGSLTALGV is encoded by the exons ATGGCCGCGGCAGAAGGAAGCGCCGAGCACTTGCTGCGGAGCATGGAAGCAG AAGCCTCACCAAAGCCTGCAGAGATGCCCCAGGCTTTGGAGGGCCCCACAGGGCAGCCAGCTGCTGTCACGGCTCCTTCCGAGGGGGCGCCAGTGGGCCAGAACGCCAGGCCTTGCACCAGCGTGGGGGAGGGCACGGCCCCCGGAGGAGCAGAGAGCCACACTTGCCAGTCGGCCCCAGCAACCTTGCAGCCaatggagagagaaggagaaaaggcAGAGCCTGGAGAGAAGGGCGTCCCCATGGCTGGGAAGGGGATGAAGGCCAGTGAGAAGAAAGCAGTGGccaaggagggggcagaaagcCAGAGCCAGCCTACGATTTCCAAGCAtgagcccccagctccccagcggagcctgagctgcCCAGTCAGCAGCCAGAG ACCAGGGGAGGAACCCCCAGCTGTGAAGATGGGAGCCGAAGGGAAGACCCCGCAGGGTAGAGCAACTCCTGCCAAAGGAGTCAGCGCTTTGCCAGCAGAACCCAGTCTAGCGGAGGTGCCTGGCCCTGCTTCGGATTCCCCCAGAGACCAGACTTGTCCAGAGAAACCCACCCTAAGTGAGGTGTCCAGCCCAGCTAGCAGCAGTGGGAACCTGAgccctgcagagccccccagcTTGGTGGGGCTACCCCACCCGGCTTCAGATGAGACCCctgcagagctccccagctcagtgGTGCTACCCCACCTGGCTTCAGATGAGacccctgcagagccccccagcTCAGTGGTGCTACCCCACCCGGCTTCAGACAAGacccctgcagagccccccagcTCAGTGGTGCTACCCCACCCGGCTTCATACAAGacccctgcagagccccccagcTCAGTGGTGCTACCCCACCCGGCTTCAGACAAGacccctgcagagcccagctcagtGGAGCAGCCTCCTCCAGCTTTGGACAGCCCTGGAAATGTGGGGAAAACAGGCCCTGTAGCTGGGGAACAGCCACCTTcaccagaggaggaggaagtggagcccccgcccggcccctaCCTAACGCCAGACTTCGGGAAAGAGGACCCTTTCCAGATACTGG ACGATATTCCTCCACCGCCCGCTCCCTTCGCCCATCGCATTGTCTCCCTGAAATCCGGCACCGTGAACAGCATGTTCAACATCAACACCAAGGAGATGCTGGGCGG GGGGAAGTTTGGTGAAGTTCGCACGTGCACCGAGAGAGGGACAGGACTCAAACTCGCAGCCAAAATCATTAGGAAACAGGGCTCGAAGGACAAG GAGATGGCCTTGGTTGAAATCGAGGTGATGAACCAGCTGAACCATAGGAACCTGATCCAACTCTACGACGCCATCGAGACGCCACGGGAAATCGTCCTCTTCATGGAGTT CGTGGAGGGCGGGGAGCTCTTTGAGCGCATCATCGACGAGGATTACCACCTGACGGAAGTGGACTGCATGGTGTTCGTGAGGCAGATCTGCGACGGGATCACCTTCATGCATCAGATGCATGTCCTGCACTTGGACCTCAAG CCTGAGAACATCCTGTGTGTCACCTCCACAGGGCACATGGTGAAGATCATCGACTTTGGGCTGGCACGAAG ATACAACCCCCGGGAGAAGCTGAAAGTGAACTTTGGGACCCCCGAGTTCCTGTCCCCGGAGGTGGTGAACTATGACCAAGTCTCCTATTCGACAGACATGTGGAGTCTGGGCGTGATCACCTACATGTT gCTAAGTGGCCTCTCCCCTTTCCTGGGAGACGACGATGCGGAAACCCTGAACAATGTCCTGGCAGCCAAGTGGTACTTCGACGAGGAAGCCTTTGAGGGCATCTCGGATGAAGCCAAGGACTTTGTCTCGAATCTGATTATCAAGCAGAAGAG CGGCCGGATGAGTGCGGCCAGGTGCCTTCAGCACCCCTGGCTGAACGACCTGGCTGAGAAGGCCAAGCGCTGCAACCGGCGCCTGAAATCCCAGGTCCTGCTCCGGAAGTACGTCATGCGGCGGCGCTGGAAG AAAAACTTTATTGGTGTGTGTGCTGCCAACCGATTCAAGAAGATCAGCAGCTCAGGATCCCTGACGGCGCTGGGTGTCTGA
- the MYLK2 gene encoding myosin light chain kinase 2, skeletal/cardiac muscle isoform X2 produces the protein MPQALEGPTGQPAAVTAPSEGAPVGQNARPCTSVGEGTAPGGAESHTCQSAPATLQPMEREGEKAEPGEKGVPMAGKGMKASEKKAVAKEGAESQSQPTISKHEPPAPQRSLSCPVSSQRPGEEPPAVKMGAEGKTPQGRATPAKGVSALPAEPSLAEVPGPASDSPRDQTCPEKPTLSEVSSPASSSGNLSPAEPPSLVGLPHPASDETPAELPSSVVLPHLASDETPAEPPSSVVLPHPASDKTPAEPPSSVVLPHPASYKTPAEPPSSVVLPHPASDKTPAEPSSVEQPPPALDSPGNVGKTGPVAGEQPPSPEEEEVEPPPGPYLTPDFGKEDPFQILDDIPPPPAPFAHRIVSLKSGTVNSMFNINTKEMLGGGKFGEVRTCTERGTGLKLAAKIIRKQGSKDKEMALVEIEVMNQLNHRNLIQLYDAIETPREIVLFMEFVEGGELFERIIDEDYHLTEVDCMVFVRQICDGITFMHQMHVLHLDLKPENILCVTSTGHMVKIIDFGLARRYNPREKLKVNFGTPEFLSPEVVNYDQVSYSTDMWSLGVITYMLLSGLSPFLGDDDAETLNNVLAAKWYFDEEAFEGISDEAKDFVSNLIIKQKSGRMSAARCLQHPWLNDLAEKAKRCNRRLKSQVLLRKYVMRRRWKKNFIGVCAANRFKKISSSGSLTALGV, from the exons ATGCCCCAGGCTTTGGAGGGCCCCACAGGGCAGCCAGCTGCTGTCACGGCTCCTTCCGAGGGGGCGCCAGTGGGCCAGAACGCCAGGCCTTGCACCAGCGTGGGGGAGGGCACGGCCCCCGGAGGAGCAGAGAGCCACACTTGCCAGTCGGCCCCAGCAACCTTGCAGCCaatggagagagaaggagaaaaggcAGAGCCTGGAGAGAAGGGCGTCCCCATGGCTGGGAAGGGGATGAAGGCCAGTGAGAAGAAAGCAGTGGccaaggagggggcagaaagcCAGAGCCAGCCTACGATTTCCAAGCAtgagcccccagctccccagcggagcctgagctgcCCAGTCAGCAGCCAGAG ACCAGGGGAGGAACCCCCAGCTGTGAAGATGGGAGCCGAAGGGAAGACCCCGCAGGGTAGAGCAACTCCTGCCAAAGGAGTCAGCGCTTTGCCAGCAGAACCCAGTCTAGCGGAGGTGCCTGGCCCTGCTTCGGATTCCCCCAGAGACCAGACTTGTCCAGAGAAACCCACCCTAAGTGAGGTGTCCAGCCCAGCTAGCAGCAGTGGGAACCTGAgccctgcagagccccccagcTTGGTGGGGCTACCCCACCCGGCTTCAGATGAGACCCctgcagagctccccagctcagtgGTGCTACCCCACCTGGCTTCAGATGAGacccctgcagagccccccagcTCAGTGGTGCTACCCCACCCGGCTTCAGACAAGacccctgcagagccccccagcTCAGTGGTGCTACCCCACCCGGCTTCATACAAGacccctgcagagccccccagcTCAGTGGTGCTACCCCACCCGGCTTCAGACAAGacccctgcagagcccagctcagtGGAGCAGCCTCCTCCAGCTTTGGACAGCCCTGGAAATGTGGGGAAAACAGGCCCTGTAGCTGGGGAACAGCCACCTTcaccagaggaggaggaagtggagcccccgcccggcccctaCCTAACGCCAGACTTCGGGAAAGAGGACCCTTTCCAGATACTGG ACGATATTCCTCCACCGCCCGCTCCCTTCGCCCATCGCATTGTCTCCCTGAAATCCGGCACCGTGAACAGCATGTTCAACATCAACACCAAGGAGATGCTGGGCGG GGGGAAGTTTGGTGAAGTTCGCACGTGCACCGAGAGAGGGACAGGACTCAAACTCGCAGCCAAAATCATTAGGAAACAGGGCTCGAAGGACAAG GAGATGGCCTTGGTTGAAATCGAGGTGATGAACCAGCTGAACCATAGGAACCTGATCCAACTCTACGACGCCATCGAGACGCCACGGGAAATCGTCCTCTTCATGGAGTT CGTGGAGGGCGGGGAGCTCTTTGAGCGCATCATCGACGAGGATTACCACCTGACGGAAGTGGACTGCATGGTGTTCGTGAGGCAGATCTGCGACGGGATCACCTTCATGCATCAGATGCATGTCCTGCACTTGGACCTCAAG CCTGAGAACATCCTGTGTGTCACCTCCACAGGGCACATGGTGAAGATCATCGACTTTGGGCTGGCACGAAG ATACAACCCCCGGGAGAAGCTGAAAGTGAACTTTGGGACCCCCGAGTTCCTGTCCCCGGAGGTGGTGAACTATGACCAAGTCTCCTATTCGACAGACATGTGGAGTCTGGGCGTGATCACCTACATGTT gCTAAGTGGCCTCTCCCCTTTCCTGGGAGACGACGATGCGGAAACCCTGAACAATGTCCTGGCAGCCAAGTGGTACTTCGACGAGGAAGCCTTTGAGGGCATCTCGGATGAAGCCAAGGACTTTGTCTCGAATCTGATTATCAAGCAGAAGAG CGGCCGGATGAGTGCGGCCAGGTGCCTTCAGCACCCCTGGCTGAACGACCTGGCTGAGAAGGCCAAGCGCTGCAACCGGCGCCTGAAATCCCAGGTCCTGCTCCGGAAGTACGTCATGCGGCGGCGCTGGAAG AAAAACTTTATTGGTGTGTGTGCTGCCAACCGATTCAAGAAGATCAGCAGCTCAGGATCCCTGACGGCGCTGGGTGTCTGA